In Streptomyces ambofaciens ATCC 23877, a single genomic region encodes these proteins:
- a CDS encoding cytochrome P450 family protein yields the protein MVSVQGCPYAFDASGGDVQGEAARLRERGVVAAAVLPGGVGAWAVTGAEEIRALLTDGRVSKDAYRHWPAWREGRVEQAWPLAIWVSVRNMVTAYGADHTRLRRLVASAFTVRRVEVLRGRVEEITASLLDALQERPGGGPVDVRREFACLLPMQVLTELFGIPVAYRERLRRIILGFFDTAVSLADAQRNAADLYQMMDDLVACKRRVPGDDLTSALIAVRDEDGSRLSERELVDNLILLYTAGYETTVNLLDNTIALLLAHPGQLELVRSGVAGWDDAVEEALRLEAPGANGILRFAVEDVEVGGVVIPAGDPVVISYAGAGRDPVVHGEDAGRYDVTRATRRSHLSFGHGTHYCIGAPLARMEAQIALSGLFTRFPGLQLAVAYEELRPLQSFISNGHRELPVLLGPAAAAGAGAGEGRAGEQPAARPAARPVPAATA from the coding sequence ATGGTGTCTGTGCAGGGGTGCCCGTATGCGTTTGATGCGTCGGGTGGGGATGTGCAGGGGGAAGCGGCGCGGTTGCGTGAGCGGGGGGTGGTGGCGGCTGCGGTGTTGCCGGGCGGGGTGGGGGCGTGGGCGGTGACGGGTGCGGAGGAGATCAGGGCTCTGCTGACGGACGGGCGGGTGTCGAAGGATGCCTACCGGCACTGGCCTGCGTGGCGTGAGGGGCGGGTGGAGCAGGCGTGGCCGCTGGCGATCTGGGTGTCGGTGCGGAACATGGTGACGGCGTACGGGGCGGATCACACGCGGTTGCGGCGGCTGGTGGCGTCGGCGTTCACGGTGCGGCGGGTGGAGGTGCTGCGGGGGCGGGTCGAGGAGATCACGGCTTCTTTGCTGGATGCTCTGCAGGAGCGGCCGGGGGGCGGGCCGGTGGATGTGCGGCGGGAGTTCGCCTGTCTGCTGCCGATGCAGGTGCTCACCGAGCTGTTCGGTATTCCGGTGGCCTACCGGGAGCGGCTGCGGCGGATCATTCTGGGGTTCTTCGATACGGCGGTGTCGCTGGCGGACGCGCAGCGCAATGCCGCGGACCTGTATCAGATGATGGATGATCTGGTGGCGTGCAAGCGCAGGGTGCCGGGGGACGATCTGACCAGTGCGCTGATCGCGGTGCGTGACGAGGACGGTTCGCGGCTCAGTGAGCGGGAGCTGGTGGACAATCTGATCCTGCTGTACACGGCCGGGTACGAGACGACGGTCAATCTCCTGGACAACACGATCGCGTTGCTGCTGGCCCATCCCGGCCAGCTCGAGCTGGTGCGTTCGGGCGTGGCGGGCTGGGACGACGCGGTGGAGGAGGCGCTGCGGCTGGAGGCGCCGGGTGCGAACGGCATCCTGCGTTTCGCGGTCGAGGACGTGGAGGTGGGCGGGGTGGTCATCCCCGCGGGTGACCCGGTGGTGATCTCGTATGCGGGGGCGGGGCGTGATCCGGTGGTGCACGGCGAGGACGCCGGCCGCTACGACGTCACCCGCGCCACGCGCCGCAGTCACCTGTCCTTCGGGCACGGCACGCATTACTGCATCGGTGCTCCGCTGGCCCGGATGGAGGCGCAGATCGCGCTGAGCGGCCTGTTCACCCGCTTCCCCGGCCTGCAGCTCGCGGTGGCCTACGAAGAGCTGCGTCCGCTGCAGTCGTTCATCTCCAACGGTCATCGTGAGCTGCCTGTGCTGCTGGGTCCCGCGGCGGCCGCCGGTGCGGGTGCGGGTGAGGGGCGGGCCGGGGAGCAGCCCGCGGCGCGGCCCGCGGCGCGGCCCGTCCCGGCAGCGACCGCCTGA
- a CDS encoding ScbA/BarX family gamma-butyrolactone biosynthesis protein, which yields MTSLTIQTADPVLPRQRRGPAPGENTPPRLTTTVPRQYVHRASHAEVFLTSGERLDDTHFHLTAQWPRTHTFFTTNNTHHDPLQAAETIRQTGLYLAHTQFNVPLDHHFLLWELNITTHPHPTPTHTTTHPTELTLHATTPHTTRKGNRLTQFTMTVDIHHNHHLTATGSGRFTCISPNTYKRLRPHTTPPPTTRPTHHLIPPTHTGRTHPTDTVLTTTPHPHTYLLTPDPHHPILFEHTTDHYPGMVLLEAAQQATTHHTTTNTTNTTNTTNTTNGNSNSNSNSNSSNSSNTNSGNDNSGNSNANGGNGSSGPHTTTLNTTFHHYAEYHTPLHIHITPHPTTPNHTTTHTITGTQNNTTIFTTTHTTTPTQPTT from the coding sequence GTGACATCCCTGACGATCCAGACGGCCGACCCTGTCCTGCCCCGCCAAAGACGCGGACCCGCACCCGGCGAGAACACCCCGCCCAGGCTCACCACCACCGTCCCCCGCCAGTACGTCCACCGCGCCAGCCACGCCGAAGTCTTCCTCACCTCAGGCGAACGCCTCGACGACACCCACTTCCACCTCACCGCCCAATGGCCCCGCACCCACACCTTCTTCACCACCAACAACACCCACCACGACCCCCTCCAAGCCGCAGAAACCATCCGCCAGACCGGCCTCTACCTCGCCCACACCCAATTCAACGTCCCCCTCGACCACCACTTCCTCCTGTGGGAACTCAACATCACCACCCACCCCCACCCCACCCCCACCCACACCACCACCCACCCCACCGAACTCACCCTCCACGCCACCACCCCCCACACCACCCGCAAAGGCAACCGCCTCACCCAATTCACCATGACCGTCGACATCCACCACAACCACCACCTCACCGCCACCGGCAGCGGCCGCTTCACCTGCATCTCCCCCAACACCTACAAACGCCTCCGCCCCCACACCACCCCACCCCCCACCACCCGCCCCACCCACCACCTCATCCCCCCCACCCACACCGGCCGCACCCACCCCACCGACACCGTCCTCACCACCACCCCCCACCCCCACACCTACCTCCTCACCCCCGACCCCCACCACCCCATCCTCTTCGAACACACCACCGACCACTACCCCGGCATGGTCCTCCTCGAAGCCGCCCAACAAGCCACCACCCACCACACCACCACCAACACCACCAACACCACCAACACCACCAACACCACCAACGGCAACAGCAACAGCAACAGCAACAGCAACAGCTCAAACAGCAGCAACACCAACAGCGGCAACGACAACAGCGGCAACAGCAACGCCAACGGCGGCAACGGCAGTAGCGGCCCCCACACCACCACCCTCAACACCACCTTCCACCACTACGCCGAATACCACACACCCCTCCACATCCACATCACCCCCCACCCCACCACCCCCAACCACACCACCACCCACACCATCACCGGCACCCAAAACAACACCACCATCTTCACCACCACCCACACCACCACACCCACCCAACCCACCACCTAA